The following is a genomic window from Phaseolus vulgaris cultivar G19833 chromosome 6, P. vulgaris v2.0, whole genome shotgun sequence.
CTCAATCTAGAAAATCAGATTGAAAATCAGCGTAAGATTTGTatctatataatataattttatcttaaGATCTCTAACATATTTCAAtctaaaataaatgtttttggaATGAAAAGAGTGTGTATTTAATAATAAAGTTTAGtacaaagagagaaaaataggtgttaatataattattgaacATAACTTGCACTCGTTTAGTGTATGTTTCTAGAGAAATAACTCAATTACGAGTATGTTTTGGACTCATTCCTTTCAACACATTAAAAAATGTTGGGTTAAGACACAATACTCACACACACTTATTCAAATCTATTACACATAGGCACACACTCATGCAGAAAAAACAAGAGATAATTTTCTCATTAATTCTGAATATACATCATACAagtatttattgattttgtATGAGTTAATATAGTTACAACTACTTTGATTATTACAACACTCCCCCTTACTCAAATGTCTGCAAATTTTAACCCCAAAAGATTCCTTAGTTTTTCAAATCTCAGTTGCCTAAGAGATTTCGTGAAAACATTAACAACTTGTTCTTCAGTGTTGCACACTTGATCTCTAAGAAAATGAAACTTTGTTTCAATGTGTTTATTATTGCCATGAGAAGCTGAATTCTTAAACAAACTGATAGCATATTTGTTGTCGACACACAACTGCATTGGTTTAtgaaatttcagttttaattcttCAAGAAGAGTTTCTAACCACAAACACTGACATGCAGCTTCTGCTGCTGCAATATACTTGACTTCACATGAAGAGAAGGCTACAACATTTTGCTTCTTTAAACACCATGAAATTGGTGCATTCATGTACTTGAATAGGTAGCCAAAAGTGCTTTTTCTTTCCACCTTTTCTCCAGACCAATCTGAATCAGACTAAGCCTCCAAAACAACTCCATTTTTTGCTTcattctatttttatttctagGGAAAAATAAGCCAAGATCAAGAGTACCTTTTAGATACCTTAGAATATGCTTAGCTGAAGTCATATGTGGTGTCCTCGGCTCATTCATAAATTTGCTAATTAGACCCACTCCATGCCTAATGTCAGCTTTGCTATTGCAAAGATACCTGATAGATCCAACTACTTGTTTGAACAAGGTTGTATCCACTACGTCTTCTTCCAATTCTTCAATCAATTTCAAATTCACCATGATTGGTATAGGTGTTGCATTGCAGTTAACCATATTGAACTTCTTCAAGACTTCACATGCATTATTGGGTGTGTAGGGAATACAAAAATGGGACCACTGAGTCAGCTGTTTTGAATTCTCTACTATATGTAGTGTCATCAACATGCTCTTCCTTACACTATGCATCCCCCTCTACACATTTTTAACTAAAGGGGATCAAATCTATTAAAAGTTGCTGCTGTTTTGATATTCACTATCGGATAAAccttttttgtgtactttggcTGGAGTAGAGAGAATTGAAATAGAATGAAAAGGTTTGTTTGAATATAGGAAATGTTTGGAAGGAGAAAAAAATAGCATGAAATCTTAAGCAcgaaaaacattaaattaaacaaaacaacCATCAAATTTAAAACATGCATGATGCGTGCTTGATATATTGTTGCTTTAATTTTCAACTGataaaaatttcttttataatagaAGATACTTATCTTTTTGTAGCTCTGCTATTTATCTTGATGATATGATTCATTCTCAAAGTTACTAGCTTATTCTATAAATTCCAAGTGCAAGCAAGTAgtctagataaaaaaaatccagtTTAGGAAATGAAGAATAACaaaagaaattcaaaaggaTTATAAcgaaaaggataaaaaactgGGTTCGAACATAAGTATATTGCGTCCACATTTTCACAAAGAAGAATGATTCCAAAGTTGATGATGGAATTAAGATGCACTTGAGATGTTGAAAATGAAGAATGGCTTTTACCAAAGTGAATAACCTGTGTCGTGATAAAAGGTTGGTGATGAGGGGAGTGGCTCTAGATTAAGATTAATCTTTTAAGCTTTTTAAAAGAtgaaatcaaatatttttttattagaattaaaattaaatttctttATTGTGTATGAATTAAAACCATATAATAACCTTTTTCATCACTTAATAGTAACATAACATACATTTAGATATATCTTGTCATATAAATGACATGTGATATAATTTGTCCAGATGCATGAATATTATTACTAGATGATAATAGTGACATTAACAACAAAAAACGGTAACGTGATGATTCTAAAAAGTTGTAAAAGTTCAAGGGTAGgagtaaacatttttttaatgattaaaaaatttaaattcctTATATTTATAGAGACAAAAGAATATTGaactttcaataatttattttttataaatagtaattaaaactAATAATCAAATAAGCATGTCCTAAAGTTGAAATTAACGgcaatattatataattataattttctttattaaaaataaagtatttttataGTTTTGTATCCTCTGTAGTTATTTTTTATCCACAGAAAATTGCAGTCTGATTCGAATATATTAAAGAAGTTTGGTCGATTGAATATGATGGTTAACAATTGAAGCACTGTAGCTGAACAATCATTTCCTAGTTACTCCTCTCTCTTGTCAAACAAATTACCCAATTGTTTGAGGAATGTTCCTTCATCTTCCACTATTTTCCACTTCTTGCGACATACTTAACAATCATGTGTCATAAAAAGTTCTCAGAAACTTGAATATCACTACCCATTTGTCCCTGATGCACCATCAGAATTAGCTAACAtggtttgtttttgtttgttcATTAATTTTGTCATAGAGTTGGAGGCTAttgagaaaaagagaaaagttGATGGATCTTCCTAAAAATAAACATCCAATTGATGTGAAGTGGGTGTTTAAGGTGAAACACAATATAAAGCAAAATTGGTAATCAAATGATTCCTTCAAAATCAGGGAATTGATTACACAAATGTTTTTGCTTCTGTTGCAAAATTGGAAACTCTAAGACTAGTTGATGTTGTTGTTGCTAGTTGGTGAAAGTGGACTATACGCCAGCTTGATATCAAGTAACCATTTCTTAATGGTCCTTTAGAAGAAGAAGTGTATGTGCTGCTGCGGCCACCAGGTTTTCATAAAACTAGGAAAGAGCAGCAGGTGTATAGGTTGAAAGAGGCTTTGTATGACCTTACGCAAGACCCTCAAGCTTAGAACAAATTCATTGATGTTTGTCTGTATAAGCAAGGTTTCATAAAGTGTACTGTTGAATTTGGAGTTTATGTGAAGGAATCACAATCCAGGATCTCTTAATTGTATGCTGGTGATTTGCTTGTAACAAGAGATGTGCAGTGTGGGATTGAACAATTCAAGGTTGAAATGAAGACAACATTTGAGATGACAGATCTTGGAACACTTACTTCCTTGGTCTAGAATTTGTACAAACTCCCCACAGAATACAAATGCATCAGAAGAAGTATGCATAGAACAAAACTTCTGCATCTTTTGGTTTGGCTAAAACTGAAAACATCTGCCCTTACCTTATCAAACtagaaagaaagaaacacaCAAGCAAAAGCAAAATACCAACAAAAATAACctacaaatattttatcatCATCAACTTTTCCTTCCTTTATTAATTCTGCACTAGGTACCTAACTAACCCCTGAAGCCAGAGCAAGTTGCAGCTCAATCTGCTCATTACCAAATAATGACAGTAATTATTGTCTCATAatatatttgaagttttttctGAATACTACTATCTTCAAACTTCTTAACATACGCATTTAATGTTCTTTTACTTAGTATGGTTTGTTCTTTATTCTGCTGGATACCAAAATTAGAATGAATTTAATAAAGCTCGGGGTCTAGCTATATGGTACAGTGCAACCTTACTTGGAACAATTCCTGCAATTTGATCTTGGGATGACAATACTCATGCTCCTACATCTCCAACGCTCGCAAACAACTGCAACCTGGTAAAAGAATAAACAATAGTTGTTTGTTAGAATTGGCAAAGACTGttaacaaatgaaaaaaaaaaattaataacaagtAGCGGAGTAGAAACTTTTAAACTCGTCGAGTATGAGGTTGAACTCAAAGGTGGAAACAATAGCATGAAAGGACGAGCTTGGTGGTGACAGAGGGGAGGAGGGAGAAGGGAACAAGGATGGTGGTGACGAAGAGGCGAAGGGTGGCAGAGAGAAGGGAGGGGTGACGGTGGCGGCGGCGTCGAGGACGAGGCGGAGCGGGATTAAGGATTTGGGAGATTTGGGAAGATGGAGTAATTTGAGGTGATAAACAGACTTAACATAATGATGTAGTTCTTTGATTTTTACTCAGTTTTTCCTCTGTCACTTTCTTTACTTCAATTTTTGTTATGACTTTTCAATGACAAATATTGTATTATGAAAGGATTTCCAACCAATACAACTTATGCATGTACAATAATGTGGTAAAAGAGGGTTTTCAATGAATTTTATGGAAGAAGAAGCATGATATCTAACTCTTTAACATATTTTAGGTTTATTTTATGGTTAAAATGTACTGTAACTCGCACACTTATCTTAAATTTAAGTGGTGTATGATATTTGTAGGACACGTATTcatgttcaattcaaaaaatatttgttagattttttacaatataacgattttaaaataattttaaaagaatatatatattattttttaaaaaaatcaaaatttattttataaattgttattataattataaaaataaaaaataaatttttgtgaattaatcatgaaaaacatctttctgctctaaaaaataatctgaaacatgtgtatataaattttgattatcaatttatataatttataattatataatgtatAGATTTGTATCTCATATcctaattttaaagattttacgtatttttttttctttgcgtaatcttaatttaaaaatgtatatttttctttagaGAAGGAGTGATACTTTATAACGTCTTTTTTAGTTTTGGTATATGATTATGGATTTATGGTTTAGTTTATTCATATACTCGgtttatatttctttctttttttggccgataaaaaaaaactatataataaattttactcatgttttataattttatttattcttttttgaaTTTGGAGATGGATTTATGGAAGCAATTTGAGATGAAAGTGAGTAGAAACTGATATTGCTTAATTAAGAAAAAGACATTGGTGACACATGACTCAGCAACAAATAAAGAAAGGGAAATGGCAGCTAGTCATTGTAATGATATGCGTGCGGTCTGCAAGGTGGACCAGCGTGTCGTCATGCAGCGTCCACATTCAAAGATTCATTCATACTTATCCCTAACTTTTTTCAGattcaaatttctaaaattacaataaattattaaataaggataaaaactcaaaacattttagaaagagtgtatttaaaatattatctcttatcttttttctaaaactaaaATAGTAGTATTAAATGATCATTTGTTTCTTATAAAATGGATTAGAAAGGATAGTGTATAAAAACATAAGCTTAATCTTGTTTTTAATGTCAAATTGGATAATCTTATCCTAACCTCAATTCTATTTTATCTCGCATAaacatttattaataaaaaaaagtgtgctAGACGcaattatgtttattaattacTAAAGGATTTAAACTTCAACGTAGGAATTGACACAGAAGTCAAATATCAGTCTTAACAGATCCATGCTGACACTGAAGTTTGTTTCGTATTTAAATTGATCTTCTATAAAAGCACGTGGTTACGTGGTTCCACTGTGAATGTCTCATCTTATTTTGCAACAAAAGAAGGTGTCACGATAAGAAATTGAACTGAAAAAAGAAACACAGATAGAAAAGGTATCTATGGCGATTTGCAGGGTGAAATCTTTGCTTTCTCTTTCGAAATGTTTTTCAATACGCACTTTCTCTTCGGCACAGGCTTCCCCTCGTCAGTTGCAGGTCTCTGTCTAATTTTATCATTGATTTTTGCCTTCCTAAGCTGAAATTGAGTTACACTGGAATGTGGCAATGAGTATGCACCCTTTTGTTTGACTTGTTACTTGTTAAGTTGATGCATGCTTTGTAAATTTTCACTTTCTCCTCGCTGATGCACTGCAGAATATTGGATTCATTGGACTTGGAAATATGGGGTCCCGAATGGCAAATAATCTGATCAAAGCTGGATTCAGTCTTACAGTTCATGACTTGTAATCTTTTAAGCATTTCCTGATCTTATCATGCCTTTGTTCTTAAATCTGTCCTCTGACAGTACTgtattttttcatttcatttgtagGGGCAATTCATAAAAGTAATCCAAATTACAAGTCATGAGTAGTGATAATTTGACACCAATGCTCCAAATTATATCTCATTTATGTCTATTATTTTACCAAAATACCCCTATCACATAAGTAATCCAAAAGTGTAatttggagcaaaagaaaaatggggtgtcaaaaaatcatttttcttcaTAAAATATAGATATTTGAGAGTATGATTCATAAGGGGAGTCTGAGTTAATTGCACTGTTAATATAATTGGGTTTTTGGTAGGAAAGCTGAAAGCTACACTACTGTAAGACTAAACTCATCTGCCATTAAAGAAGTATTGAAAAGATAAAAGTAaagattgatattttttattattggtaTACTAGGAATACCCTTAAACCTAAAAGATGTCAACAACTGAAAAATGAGCCACAAGTGTGTCACTCTCCGAAgggaaattaaaaatataaagtaaaaataCATTCTAATATTCTAAGATCATCCTAGAATCCTTAAGCTGTTTGCTTACTCTGTTTTTATTTGGGCCTCCATCCCAGCCTTTCAGTTGTTTCAAATTTTACTCTTTTAAGCAGAATGCTTGTGgtgtttttaattgaatttgttaaaaattgGCAGAAACTCTGATGTTCTAGAGATGTTCTCTCAGATGGGAATCCCCACAAAGAAAACACCTTATGAAGTTTCAGAAGCAAGTGATATTGTAATCACAATGTTACCTACTTCTGCCCACGTGAGTACGATCATTAGTTTCAAAAGTCATTCCCTTACATGTGAATACATTACATCTTTCATGGCTTCAGTTTCTTGGATAGTTCTTCAACAACTTAATATTTGAATTATGATTTCAACTTTTCTGTAAACTGGCTCAGATTATAAGATTGTCAACTTCTCCATATAGTTTCTTTGGTAAAAAGAATTTGGAAAATGTTTTATGTAACCTGTAATGCTGTCATATATGCAAAAAAAAGTGATGGCTTCTGATCCTGTAACATGATAAAACCTaatattttctcatttttttcatcaattGTTCCCTATTTAACCTAGTGTAGCACATTAACTGAAATAACATAGgatttgtaatatatatttgtagGCATATAAATGAACTTATTTAATAGTCAATCCTTGTGTCAAATTATTGTATAGTCTGATTGTATTCGTTCTGCCATTTTTAGCTTTAGCTTTATATAAATGGTAGCGTCAATTGCAGACTTCCTTGaattataaattgttatttagCTGAACAGTTTTCTAAGGTGTGCACCTGAATATCTCATTTAGGATATTTCAGGTTTCAATGATTTGTCATAATGCTCCCAATATTATTATATGACTTTGTTCTGACACCAAAATAACATCCATATTTAATTTAAGTAGGTGATTGATGTTTACACTGGAACAAATGGTTTGCTTCATGGTGGAAAACTCCTAAGGCCATGGTTGTTGTTAGATTCATCCACTATTGATCCAGAAACATCAAGAAATCTTTCTGCTACAGTTTCTAATCACATtctaaaagaaaagaaaggtaaCATGAAGTGAAATGTCAACCTAGTATATTATTGTAACTTGAATTTTCATGTATGAATTTCTTAGTCCTTTTAGCACCATAGAATTAGTTTTATCATACTCATTCGTGATAATTTGTTCTAATGGAAAATCCTTGACCATTTTATGAAAATGTCTTTCACTTTTGTATATGGTTATGCTATCCAATTCACAAAATTCTGGTATTTGTATAAAACTTGAGTGGAACTTTTATCCTCTTCATGGAATATGTTTAACACTTGTCTCGTTATGTGTCTGTTTATTTTGGTCTCGCACAGAAACCCGAGTATTATCATGTCTATTGTTGAAATCACAAAGCTGGGGTTCTgcattttatttatctttccattttaaatattttataaagatcctttaatttattttctgaaGCTCTTAACATTTTCTACCTTTGAGTTTATTTTCTTTGTCACTCATATGTTGCAAATGTTTCTAATGTTATCTTGccattcaaatatttaataaagatTCTGTAATTTATTTTCTGAAGCTCTTAAACCATTGCTACTTCAGAGTTTGTTTCTTTTATCAATCATATGTGGCAAATGTTTCTAATGTTATTTCTATTAGTCCACCTGTCCTTCTCATAAGGATGAATCTAATTTCAGTCATTGTGTTGCATGATGTTCCTTCaacattttaattgattttgaaGTTAATAACAGATCTCTAGTTAAGGAATGTGTAAAATTAGTGTAGAACTACTACTACAACCAAACTGATTCCAAACTGAAAATTGCCCACCACTTTCTTTGTTCAGTAGTCTAGCTTTTAGAATGAGTAGATTTTCACATTATATCATCAGGCATTGCTTCGCAAATAGAATTCAAATCTGTATTCATTTTGAGGATGGGTCTGAAATGAAAATGTGTAGGTGTTAGATAAAGTCTTGTAGAGTATAAGTTGTCTTGTTATATTCTTCTTTATGAATGTATAGAGGGGCTGTCATAACATCCTCCTTGTCTATTTTTTCAAGCAATCAGTAGGTTGTCGAACAATTTACTCATTTtggcagatgattgttattacttgaggtgtcagcctagctgagatgtcaagtttcatagtaatgtctaacatgaaagcttttataaagaaaaaaagaaaagaacaattTACTCCTTTAATGTGGTGGTACTACTCAATGATTATTATATGTTGTGTAGGTGATTGGGAAAGACCTTTCAAGTTAGATGCTCCAGTATCCGGAAGTGTAACTGCAGCTGAAGCTGGGACTCTTACTTTTATGGTATTGTTACTGTTTTATTTTAACATGCAGAAAGTTTACATAAAACTATGATATAATTGTAGCTTAATGGCCATGTGTTTGTTGCCAGAAACCAAACGAACATTGTATCACTAATTTTTCCAATTCCCATTGAAGATGTTAATTTTTAGAGTAGACTCCCATTTTGGTGTTTGAAAAAATAGAGACATTAATTATAGTCTCAATCTGTTCCAAGTTTGCAGTAACTGTTAGACTATTCTGGTGTCAAAAAAGTATCATTCAACCAAATTAATGATCTGATGACCAAACTAGGAGTTCACTATAGTTTAGTGTGTTCGTTctcaatttgatgttaaattTTGATTATAATCATGCCTCAATATTATGTATAATGCATCAAAGGTACTATTGGCTAATTTAAAAAGGCTGTACTGTCATGAATTGCCCCTGGGAATGGGGTAACACTGCTAAAACAGTCACAGAAAAAGTTGTTAGTTTTTGGCAATAAATTGAGTAATGAACATGTAATGGAACTTCCCCAGGTTGGTGGTTCTGAGGAAGCATTTCTTGCTGCAAAACCCATACTCTTTTCAATGGGTAAAAGTGCAATATATTGTGGTGGAGCAGGAAGTGGTTCCGTAAGTTACACATTACTTATTGGTACTCCCAAATGCCTGTTTAGCTGTAAGTCACGTATTAGTCTTGGATTTTGTTATTAGGCAGCAAAAATCTGCAATAATTTGGCTTTGGCTGTGAGCATGCTGGGAATATCAGAAGCTCTTGCTCTAGGCCAATCTCTAGGTGTTTCTGCTACCACGTTGACAAATATATTTAACTGCTCCAGTGCTCGCTGTTGGAGTAGGTATGTGGTTCTTTTTTCCCTTGACTCAATGAGACAATTATCTGCTGAACTATATGGGTTTCATCGCCATCATTAATAAAATGTGGTAGAAAGGATTCTTAAAGGCCTTAGAGTTAGTAGCTGTCATATTCTAGGTATAAAGGAATCGGTAAGGAGTATTGTTCCCTTAATACAAATGAAAGTACCATGAAATTCAATAGGCCATAATGTTGAAGTACATAGTCTGAGAGACACATAACTAGTTGATTTTACTTAGCTTCACTACAAAGGACATATTCCAAACTCGTTATTGGTATTTTTTTCCTAGAAAAGTGTTACAGGACAAAGTTAGTTTGGCAGTTACACGGTTCTGTTTCTCTGTTGGTAGGAAGCTGTATAGATAGCTATATAAGGCTGCTATGAGAAGGAAATAGAAAAAACTTCTATTGTAATTCTTGAATTCTTCCTCTTAACTCAATACAAATTGAAATCCATTCTTCCAATGGAATTCCCTCCCTTCGTTTCCTAAATTCTTGGAGTGACCTTAAGCTCCTAGAATTAACTACATCAAAAAGATAGTCCACGTATCTGTTGTCTTGTTATATTCATTGAGACCTTTTACTTGTAGTTTTCTcctgaaaacaaaaatatgctTCCTTTTTTAGCAAtaaatttttcacataacctttaaGGAATTTTTTAGAAGGTTAAAGTTTTGGTTTTTAGAGTATCAAATTAATATgttgtagttgcatgaattacAGTGATGCTTACAACCCAGTTCCTGGGCTAATGGAAGGGGTGCCCTCGTCACGGGATTATATAGGAGGGTTTGCATCCAAGCTTATGGTAAGTAACTGACCCTTAACTCTACTTGCACATGTTTAATTTGGATAATTGTACCATTTGGAAATCTATAGTATGAATAGTCATTACAAAGCGATCATTTATACATTTCTCAGGATCCTTTCTTACATTTTTGTTTTGTGAAATCTGATGTTGGATTCCATATTCAAAAATATGTATAAGTTGCCAGTAaagacttttataaaaaaaaaatgtttctagaCTGAATGTAAAGtctattgtgattttttttttctttctgtgaTCAATTggattatttatttactttaagTTTTATACACAAGTGTGTAAGTGTTTGCTGAAGTTTGAATTTTAGGTTCTTAAAAATAAGTCAAAGTAATTGTGTGTGTGCTCCAGGCTAAAGACTTGAACCTGGCAGTAGAATCAGCTAAACTGGCTGGATGCAAATTCCCACTAACATCACAAGCTCAAAATATGTAAGTCCCTCTTTTTGCATGCATAGCATTGGCATTTCATGCACAACTCTAGCTGTTAAATCCACTGGTTAAAATTCTTGTGGTTCTGGAGCTTAA
Proteins encoded in this region:
- the LOC137832035 gene encoding probable 3-hydroxyisobutyrate dehydrogenase, mitochondrial isoform X1, which translates into the protein MAICRVKSLLSLSKCFSIRTFSSAQASPRQLQNIGFIGLGNMGSRMANNLIKAGFSLTVHDLNSDVLEMFSQMGIPTKKTPYEVSEASDIVITMLPTSAHVIDVYTGTNGLLHGGKLLRPWLLLDSSTIDPETSRNLSATVSNHILKEKKGCVGDWERPFKLDAPVSGSVTAAEAGTLTFMVGGSEEAFLAAKPILFSMGKSAIYCGGAGSGSAAKICNNLALAVSMLGISEALALGQSLGVSATTLTNIFNCSSARCWSSDAYNPVPGLMEGVPSSRDYIGGFASKLMAKDLNLAVESAKLAGCKFPLTSQAQNIADILSSAAMAMKPKTFPVLFVIITQAWTSPTISKLISWLYTCIHICHEVQLGSIKL
- the LOC137832035 gene encoding probable 3-hydroxyisobutyrate dehydrogenase, mitochondrial isoform X3 yields the protein MAICRVKSLLSLSKCFSIRTFSSAQASPRQLQNIGFIGLGNMGSRMANNLIKAGFSLTVHDLNSDVLEMFSQMGIPTKKTPYEVSEASDIVITMLPTSAHVIDVYTGTNGLLHGGKLLRPWLLLDSSTIDPETSRNLSATVSNHILKEKKGCVGDWERPFKLDAPVSGSVTAAEAGTLTFMVGGSEEAFLAAKPILFSMGKSAIYCGGAGSGSAAKICNNLALAVSMLGISEALALGQSLGVSATTLTNIFNCSSARCWSSDAYNPVPGLMEGVPSSRDYIGGFASKLMAKDLNLAVESAKLAGCKFPLTSQAQNIYTELCSDGHEAKDFSCAFRHYYSGLDEPNDQ
- the LOC137832035 gene encoding probable 3-hydroxyisobutyrate dehydrogenase, mitochondrial isoform X4 yields the protein MAICRVKSLLSLSKCFSIRTFSSAQASPRQLQNIGFIGLGNMGSRMANNLIKAGFSLTVHDLNSDVLEMFSQMGIPTKKTPYEVSEASDIVITMLPTSAHVIDVYTGTNGLLHGGKLLRPWLLLDSSTIDPETSRNLSATVSNHILKEKKGDWERPFKLDAPVSGSVTAAEAGTLTFMVGGSEEAFLAAKPILFSMGKSAIYCGGAGSGSAAKICNNLALAVSMLGISEALALGQSLGVSATTLTNIFNCSSARCWSSDAYNPVPGLMEGVPSSRDYIGGFASKLMAKDLNLAVESAKLAGCKFPLTSQAQNIYTELCSDGHEAKDFSCAFRHYYSGLDEPNDQ
- the LOC137832035 gene encoding probable 3-hydroxyisobutyrate dehydrogenase, mitochondrial isoform X2; its protein translation is MAICRVKSLLSLSKCFSIRTFSSAQASPRQLQNIGFIGLGNMGSRMANNLIKAGFSLTVHDLNSDVLEMFSQMGIPTKKTPYEVSEASDIVITMLPTSAHVIDVYTGTNGLLHGGKLLRPWLLLDSSTIDPETSRNLSATVSNHILKEKKGDWERPFKLDAPVSGSVTAAEAGTLTFMVGGSEEAFLAAKPILFSMGKSAIYCGGAGSGSAAKICNNLALAVSMLGISEALALGQSLGVSATTLTNIFNCSSARCWSSDAYNPVPGLMEGVPSSRDYIGGFASKLMAKDLNLAVESAKLAGCKFPLTSQAQNIADILSSAAMAMKPKTFPVLFVIITQAWTSPTISKLISWLYTCIHICHEVQLGSIKL
- the LOC137832035 gene encoding probable 3-hydroxyisobutyrate dehydrogenase, mitochondrial isoform X5, coding for MGSRMANNLIKAGFSLTVHDLNSDVLEMFSQMGIPTKKTPYEVSEASDIVITMLPTSAHVIDVYTGTNGLLHGGKLLRPWLLLDSSTIDPETSRNLSATVSNHILKEKKGCVGDWERPFKLDAPVSGSVTAAEAGTLTFMVGGSEEAFLAAKPILFSMGKSAIYCGGAGSGSAAKICNNLALAVSMLGISEALALGQSLGVSATTLTNIFNCSSARCWSSDAYNPVPGLMEGVPSSRDYIGGFASKLMAKDLNLAVESAKLAGCKFPLTSQAQNIADILSSAAMAMKPKTFPVLFVIITQAWTSPTISKLISWLYTCIHICHEVQLGSIKL
- the LOC137832035 gene encoding probable 3-hydroxyisobutyrate dehydrogenase, mitochondrial isoform X7; amino-acid sequence: MGSRMANNLIKAGFSLTVHDLNSDVLEMFSQMGIPTKKTPYEVSEASDIVITMLPTSAHVIDVYTGTNGLLHGGKLLRPWLLLDSSTIDPETSRNLSATVSNHILKEKKGDWERPFKLDAPVSGSVTAAEAGTLTFMVGGSEEAFLAAKPILFSMGKSAIYCGGAGSGSAAKICNNLALAVSMLGISEALALGQSLGVSATTLTNIFNCSSARCWSSDAYNPVPGLMEGVPSSRDYIGGFASKLMAKDLNLAVESAKLAGCKFPLTSQAQNIYTELCSDGHEAKDFSCAFRHYYSGLDEPNDQ
- the LOC137832035 gene encoding probable 3-hydroxyisobutyrate dehydrogenase, mitochondrial isoform X6; translation: MGSRMANNLIKAGFSLTVHDLNSDVLEMFSQMGIPTKKTPYEVSEASDIVITMLPTSAHVIDVYTGTNGLLHGGKLLRPWLLLDSSTIDPETSRNLSATVSNHILKEKKGDWERPFKLDAPVSGSVTAAEAGTLTFMVGGSEEAFLAAKPILFSMGKSAIYCGGAGSGSAAKICNNLALAVSMLGISEALALGQSLGVSATTLTNIFNCSSARCWSSDAYNPVPGLMEGVPSSRDYIGGFASKLMAKDLNLAVESAKLAGCKFPLTSQAQNIADILSSAAMAMKPKTFPVLFVIITQAWTSPTISKLISWLYTCIHICHEVQLGSIKL